The genome window AGAATCTCGGCTTTTTACCGAAATTAAAAACGATCAGCTTTCGTTCGGCGCCGAATTCCCGGAGATACACGAGCATGTCTTTGGGAACGTTCTCCTCGATCAAGGTCAGTCTTCCTTCCCGCAGCGCGTCGCTTTTATTTCTTAAATGAAGAATTCCTTTGTACGTATTCAAAAGGGAATCCCTGTCCTCCGATTCGACTAAAACATTCCGTTCCTTGTAATTTCCGTGAACGCGAATCCAAGGTTTTGCCTTTTTCGTCGTAAAGCCGGCGTTTGGTGAATCGTCCCACTGCATCGGGGAGCGGGCGCGGTCCCGAATGATGATATCCGCCAAACCTAAAAATTCGGAAAGAGTATCTCCCAACCAGCGATAGATTCTCGCGAGTGGATCCTGCGCCTCCGTAAGTTTGATCGTTTCGTTCGTCATTCCGATCTCTTCCCCGTAATAAGTAACGGGAACACCTCTGGCGGTAAACTGAAACAAAGCGACAAGCTTTCCTTTTTCGAGGTTGTTGTTGATCTTGCGCATGTAGCGTCTTTGATCGTGATTCCCGAAAACGTAGGTCGGAATGTACGGATACGGATAAACCTCTTCCATTTTTTTGATGATACCTTTGAAAAAAGTCGTCTTAAATTTCAATAGAAGCGTTTCGAACATAAAGATGAGGTTGAGACCGTCCCTCTTTTCACCTAAGTATCGTTTGATGATATGATCGTCGCCCGCGACCTCTCCGACCGAAAAACGATCCCCGTTGAATTCTTCCAAAACGGCACGGAGTTCTTTCGCAAATTCGAAGTTATTCGGATGATTTACCGTATAAACGCGGCTTTGAAAATAACCGTCGTGATCGTTTTCCGAAACGATGTATTTAAACCGAAACGGATTGTCCCGAAAATGCCTGTCTTTATAGATCGCGTGAAAGATATCGAGACGAAAGCCGTCCACGCCCTTCTTCAGCCAAAAACGTAGAACGTCGAACATCGCCTTTTTGACTTGAGGATTGTAGTAATTCAGGTCGGGTTGAAAATCCAAAAAGCTCGCGAGATACCATTGATCCGTTTTCTTATCGTAGTTCCAAGCCTTGGGAGTGACGAACGAGCTCCAGTTGTTCGGCGGTTTATTCTTCCCTTTTCCGTCCCTCCAGATATACCAATCCCGTTTCGGATTGTCGCGGCTTGAACGGGATTCCTTAAACCAATCGTGTTCATCGGAAGTATGATTCATCACCATATCGAACACGATCTTCATTCCCCGCTTGTGAACTTCCTTTATTAGCTTTTCCGCATCCTGAACGGTTCCGTATTCGGGAGCCATCGAGTAATAGTCGCTAACGTCGTACCCGTGATCCATCTGCGGACTTTTATACATCGGAGAAACCCAGATCGTTTCAAAACCCAGATCGCGAAGATAATCCAACTTGGAGATAATTCCCGGAATGTCTCCGATTCCATCTCCGTTGGTGTCCGCAAAAGAGCGGGGGTAAATCTGATAGATCGTGGTCTTTTGCCACCACTTATCGAGTTGATCGGATGATTTCTTTTTGAAAGTTTTTTTCTTAGCGGTCATAGATCTTCGGGCTTTAATGGAATCAAAAATATTAGAATGAAGGTTGTCAAACGGTATTACGGACGATCGTCGAACGTAAACGCGCGAACATCAGAACGTTCAATCGTAATATTTCTCGGAAATCCCGATAATTAGACCTTCTGTCTCTTAACAAGAGAGACGCTATAGGGAGAATTTCTAACGGAACCAGAAACGCTTTTTTCGGAAGAATGAAAAATTTTTAGATTGACGAAAACTTCATTTATTTCGACATCGAAATAAATGAAGCAAGAATTCGCAATCCATCTTCTTTCGAGAACCAGAGACAGAATCCAAAAATTCCTAACGAAAGAATTCGAAAAGGAAGGAATCAAGGATCTCGTTCCCGCACACGGAGGGGTTCTTTACGCTCTTGGAGCCGCGGGAGAAATGACGATGAGCGAACTCGCATCGACGTTGGACCGGACCAACTCCACGGTCACGGCCTTATTGGACAAGATGGAGGAATTGAAATACGTGAAACGAATTCAATCCGCCGACGACGAACGGGTTTTTACGGCCGTGTTGACGGCCAAGGGAAGATCGACTCGGGAAGCCGTGTTACGCGCTTCGCAAACGACGACTCAAAAACTCTACAAAGGTCTTCTCCCTGAAGAAAAGGAAACCTTTATCCGTCTTTTGGAAAGAATTCATTCGAATTTTGAAAAGTGAAATTGTTTCGATTTTTGCAAATTATTTCGACATCGAAATAAATGGAGGAATGTATGTTTCGGAATAGAACGATCGTAATCACCGGTTCCGCGCGCGGAATCGGAAAAGTCACGGCAAAGAATTTTTTAAACAAAGAAGCGACCGTAATCGTCTCCGACTTGGACCCGATCCAAGTGGAAAAAACCGTTCACGAACTTTTGCAGATCGGCAAAGGAAAGGTTTTCGGAAAACTCTGCGACGTGCGCGACAAAGCCCAAGTCAAGGAACTCGCCGAATTTGCGTTTCAAACGACGGGAAGATTGGACGTTTGGATCAACAACGCCGGCATCATAAAGGACGATCTTCTTTTGCGGATGAGCGAGGAAAAATGGAACGAAGTCTTCGACGTAAATCTCAGAGGCGCTTTTTTCGGAACACAGGCCGCGGCAAAGTATATGATAAAACAGGAATATGGAAGAATCATAAACATCGGTTCGGTGTCCGGGTTTTACGGTAACGGAGGACAAGCGAATTATTCGTCCGCGAAAGCGGGCCTCATGACTCTGACGAAATCCTCCGCGAGGGAACTCGCCTCCCGGAACGTCACGGTCAACTGCGTCGCTTCCGGTTTTATCGACAACGACTTTGCCGCAAACGTTCCGAAAGAAGCGCGGGAAAAGATTCTCGATACGATTCCCCTAAAGATCGATCGGAATCCGGAAGAAGCCGTTTCCTCCGCGATTCACTTTTTTGCATCGGAGGAAGCGGATTGGATTACGGGAGCGACACTTCGTGTGGACGGGGGAATGATGATCGGCTTCTAAACGAAAGACCGATCTAAAATCAAAAGGAACGATAGAAGCCGCTTTTCCAATTCGAAGAGCGGCCGCGGCCGAAAATCAAACTGCGATCGCCTCCCCGCAAAGGAAGAATCAAAAGAACGAAATTCCAAACTACATCTTCCGAGGTCAAAGAACGGAAATTCCGATCTCGGAGAATCTCTTTCGATCGCAAACGAACCGGGCGATGTCGATCTGTTTGTGATGATCGAATAAGAACGTGGTCATCTTTCCGATCCATCTTCCTTTGTATTCCTCTTCCACGAAACGGATCCAAGCAAGAATATCGATCAGCTCGTGCGCCATAAATTCGTAATTCCTTCCTTCGTGGACGAACTTTTCCCGCGGGTTGAAGATCTTTTCTTCGTTTAACAAAATTACGTTTTCAAGCGTGAACGGATAATCCTTTAAACCGCCAGCGAGTCCGATTTGATAGAACTTCTCCGCTTCCGCTCCGGAGCGAAACGCGGTGGTTCTTGCGGAAGCGATATACGCGAAAATTTCGGGAGTCATTTCCGTTTGAATTCTCGAGTCGCCGACCGTATTTCCCGGATAACTTACCTGATGATCCAGAAACAAGGTTCCGCTTCCGTCGTCGGGTTCTAAAATACAATATCCTTTGTCCCAAAGGGTGACGAACGGTTTGGTTACGGTGATCTTCGGAACGTCTCCGATCTTTTGCAAATTCTCCAGAACCCCGTCCCAATAAACCTGGTTGCAATGATCGAACGTGGGAAAACTGGATTCTTCCAATTCGAAATCCAAGTACAATCCGAACGCGGATTGAAATGCGATCGGATGTTCGATGATTTTCACGTCGCCGAGTTGTATATTATGATTTCCTTTTATACAAAAAGACGGATTCAGCTCGTAACTTTTTCCGGAATGAGTAAAGCGGGAATAAGTGCCTTCGGAAGGTTTTACGGTAATTCGGGTCGGTTTGTTTTCCAGCGTCGAAATTCCGTTTATAACGAAGGGCTTTTGAATCGTGTAAGAAGCGTTTCGATCGACGGACAATCTCGAGTCTTGAAAATGTTCGGGAAACCGAAACGGATTTGCAAATCGGCTTTTTTTGAGTTCTGAAATTTTTCGGAGATCTGTGAGAACCTGCATTCTAAACGACAAAGGAAGTCGTTTTTTGATAAGAATGCAATCTTTAATCGGGAAGGAATGTTTCCGGGTGAAGAGTCCCACCCGGAAAAATGGAATTATACTCCGTAGAAAAGGAAGGACGCGATGATAGTCCAAACCCCTACTGCAATTCCAAAAATTCCCAACTTACCTTGGATCGGAGCCAATTTCGCTAAGAGTTCGGCACCTTTTTTCTTTGCTTCTTCGTTTTTAGAAAGAACGTAAGTGGAGATCGTTCCGAAACCGAGGATGAATCCGAGAACCGCTTGAACGATGTTTCCCGCGAGTGCAGTCACCCAGTAAATCGGCCAAGTTGGAAGCCATCCAAGACCGAGAAGTCCTTGGAATACGATTCCGTAGATTCCCCAGAAGCAGAAAACCAGACCGATCCAACCTTGGTAAGGTGAAATCTTTGCAAGCAATTCTTTTGCGTCCGGTTTTTTTGCCAAAAGCAGGGAAGGCACAGCAAGGATGCTGAGCACGATGAGTGTAATTCCTGATACCATTTGTATCTCCTGTTGAATTGAATTAGATTCAAAATCTTTTTACTGTTTCATTTTGCGTAAAAAGATCGTATGCATCTATCAGATCGATTAACTCTTACCTAAGTCATTTTTTGCTCGTTTTTTAGGTTTTGTTCCTCGTTTTAGGACTTTCTTTCTTTTTTTATAAGAAAATCATCGAACGATCATTCAGCGCAACCGACCTTTCGCCAAAAAAGAATCAGCAATTTCTCAATCATTTTCGGAAACAAAAATCGGTTTTTTGAAAATGACGCATAAATTTATCTAATGATCTTATAATATGATAAAGAATATATAATTCAAAATATAGCTTATTGCCCAATGAATATACTTCCAGCGAACGCTTTCATTCTTGGCATACAAAACGATTTGGTTTTATCAGGGTTGATTCCAAGTTACAAAACGGGAGTTCGCATAACGTTGTGAGTTCCGACTTCGAATTTTGCTGAAGTTCGGAAGTTCGGCGCTGCGGATCGGGAAAGCATTTTTCAATTCATAAATCCTTTTTCCGAAAGAGGTCGTTCCGACTCAGGAGAATTTTAAGCATGGCTCCGGCTTAGAGATTTCTGTGCGTAACCGGATCTTAAATCTTTGCTTCGGGAGAATTCTCCCGCGAACCAAGGAAGTGTTCCGAAGAACGGAATGATTCTTGTTGGTTGTGGGAACTCTTACATCCTCCCATTGACCGGAAATTCTCCCTTCAGATGTTGATCCGACTGAAAAACCTCGAATTCCAGAAAGAGGAAGGAGTTCCTACAAATCTAAAAAACATCGATTGCGGCCGCGTCCTCAGATTTGATCGTATGAGTTCCCACATTCTCCGGAAAGAACGGTGGACAACCACAATTCTCCATTTTGGGCGTATGAGTTCCCACAAAATTCGGTCAAACGGGCAAACCTCGCTTCCCGTACAAGCGTTTTTCGATTTTCCCCTTGACCGTCGGGGGACGTCGACCAGATTGGTTGAAAACGACTTAAAACAGGCCGGACGGATATGTACGCTATTATTTCAGTTGGAAACAGACAATACAAGGTAACCCAGGATCAGGAATTTCTGACCGAAAAAACCGGCAAAAACGCGGGTGAATCCTTTGACGCAAAAGTTCTTCTTTTCGCGGAATCCAGCAATAAGGTTCATATCGGACAACCTGAGCTGAAAACGGCTCGTGTTTCCTTAAAAGTTCTCGAAGACGTAAAAGGTGACAAAATTCACGCTTACGTTTACAAAAGAAGAAAGAATTATCAAAAAGCTTGGGGCCACAGACAACAGCTCCAAAAAGTTAAGGTCGTTTCTCTCTCCGCAGTTTGATCGCCATTCGGATCACTCGCAAAGGAGAATTTTATTCTTCCTTGGAAAGCGAGGGACATTCTCCCGCTTCTCTTGGAAAAAAAGGCGAGAATCTTCTCTGCTCTGCCGTCTCGGTTCTGGTTCAGACCTTATATCTGCACCTCCTCCAATCCGGCAAAGTGAAACCGGCAGAAATCCGCGACGGATATCTTCGGTTCGAGGTTCTCGAGCAAGACGCATTGATACAAACTAGTTTTGATTTGGTTCTTACCGGGCTAAAAAACCTCAAGAATCAATATCCGACAGAAATTGAACTGATAGGAGTACCTGAAAATGGCACATAAGAAAGGTGGTGGATCTTCTAAAAACGGCCGGGATTCAAATTCCCAGAGACTCGGCGTAAAACGTTTCGGCGGCGAATCCGTTCTCGCAGGAAA of Leptospira sanjuanensis contains these proteins:
- a CDS encoding MarR family winged helix-turn-helix transcriptional regulator — protein: MKQEFAIHLLSRTRDRIQKFLTKEFEKEGIKDLVPAHGGVLYALGAAGEMTMSELASTLDRTNSTVTALLDKMEELKYVKRIQSADDERVFTAVLTAKGRSTREAVLRASQTTTQKLYKGLLPEEKETFIRLLERIHSNFEK
- the fabG gene encoding 3-oxoacyl-ACP reductase FabG, with product MFRNRTIVITGSARGIGKVTAKNFLNKEATVIVSDLDPIQVEKTVHELLQIGKGKVFGKLCDVRDKAQVKELAEFAFQTTGRLDVWINNAGIIKDDLLLRMSEEKWNEVFDVNLRGAFFGTQAAAKYMIKQEYGRIINIGSVSGFYGNGGQANYSSAKAGLMTLTKSSARELASRNVTVNCVASGFIDNDFAANVPKEAREKILDTIPLKIDRNPEEAVSSAIHFFASEEADWITGATLRVDGGMMIGF
- a CDS encoding UDP-3-O-acyl-N-acetylglucosamine deacetylase encodes the protein MQVLTDLRKISELKKSRFANPFRFPEHFQDSRLSVDRNASYTIQKPFVINGISTLENKPTRITVKPSEGTYSRFTHSGKSYELNPSFCIKGNHNIQLGDVKIIEHPIAFQSAFGLYLDFELEESSFPTFDHCNQVYWDGVLENLQKIGDVPKITVTKPFVTLWDKGYCILEPDDGSGTLFLDHQVSYPGNTVGDSRIQTEMTPEIFAYIASARTTAFRSGAEAEKFYQIGLAGGLKDYPFTLENVILLNEEKIFNPREKFVHEGRNYEFMAHELIDILAWIRFVEEEYKGRWIGKMTTFLFDHHKQIDIARFVCDRKRFSEIGISVL
- a CDS encoding ribosomal-processing cysteine protease Prp → MIAIRITRKGEFYSSLESEGHSPASLGKKGENLLCSAVSVLVQTLYLHLLQSGKVKPAEIRDGYLRFEVLEQDALIQTSFDLVLTGLKNLKNQYPTEIELIGVPENGT
- the rplU gene encoding 50S ribosomal protein L21, with the protein product MYAIISVGNRQYKVTQDQEFLTEKTGKNAGESFDAKVLLFAESSNKVHIGQPELKTARVSLKVLEDVKGDKIHAYVYKRRKNYQKAWGHRQQLQKVKVVSLSAV
- a CDS encoding alpha-glucosidase, giving the protein MTAKKKTFKKKSSDQLDKWWQKTTIYQIYPRSFADTNGDGIGDIPGIISKLDYLRDLGFETIWVSPMYKSPQMDHGYDVSDYYSMAPEYGTVQDAEKLIKEVHKRGMKIVFDMVMNHTSDEHDWFKESRSSRDNPKRDWYIWRDGKGKNKPPNNWSSFVTPKAWNYDKKTDQWYLASFLDFQPDLNYYNPQVKKAMFDVLRFWLKKGVDGFRLDIFHAIYKDRHFRDNPFRFKYIVSENDHDGYFQSRVYTVNHPNNFEFAKELRAVLEEFNGDRFSVGEVAGDDHIIKRYLGEKRDGLNLIFMFETLLLKFKTTFFKGIIKKMEEVYPYPYIPTYVFGNHDQRRYMRKINNNLEKGKLVALFQFTARGVPVTYYGEEIGMTNETIKLTEAQDPLARIYRWLGDTLSEFLGLADIIIRDRARSPMQWDDSPNAGFTTKKAKPWIRVHGNYKERNVLVESEDRDSLLNTYKGILHLRNKSDALREGRLTLIEENVPKDMLVYLREFGAERKLIVFNFGKKPRFFSNPTDCRKYFFSTTPFDHNEFDQFKIPGCSGIVLGNEYIRKKQ